In Amycolatopsis methanolica 239, a single genomic region encodes these proteins:
- a CDS encoding acyl-CoA dehydrogenase family protein, whose translation MGLGLAALSRLAGSRTLERSGLREPVQNLVSAATRSGFKVAGAASRTFSSSRKRGGDATRPAPAEDKGLFDLTPSEDQQMIVETVSEFAAEQLRPAAAEADEKLSPPDGLLTRAAELGVTLIGIPEELGGAGAERSVVTNALVAEALAHGDLGLAVAVLAPSAVSNALVLWGDAQQQADYLPEFVGENVPAAALALLESKPLFDPFKPATKARRTPGGYQLDGVKSLVPRAGQAELFVVSADLEGRGPALFLVESSTKGVSIEADPAMGLRGAATGKLHLEKVSLPAGALLGGGSPDVFTEAVRLSRLGWAALATGTAKAVLDYVIPYVNERTAFGEPISHRQAVAFSVADIAIELEGMRLVMLRAAARAEQGKPFAREVALARKLAADKGMRIGSAGVQLLGGHGFVKEHPVERWYRDLRAIGVLEGVVLL comes from the coding sequence ATGGGCCTCGGCCTGGCCGCCCTCTCCCGGCTCGCGGGCAGCAGGACGCTGGAACGCAGCGGGTTGCGCGAGCCGGTTCAGAACCTGGTTTCGGCGGCGACGAGGAGCGGTTTCAAGGTCGCCGGCGCGGCCAGCCGGACGTTCTCCTCGTCGCGCAAGCGGGGCGGCGACGCGACCCGCCCGGCACCGGCCGAGGACAAGGGCCTGTTCGACCTCACGCCGTCCGAAGACCAGCAGATGATCGTCGAGACGGTGAGCGAGTTCGCGGCCGAGCAGCTGCGTCCCGCGGCCGCCGAGGCGGATGAGAAGCTCAGCCCGCCGGACGGCCTGCTCACCAGGGCCGCCGAGCTCGGCGTGACGCTCATCGGCATCCCGGAGGAGCTGGGCGGCGCGGGCGCGGAGCGCTCGGTCGTCACCAACGCGCTGGTCGCCGAGGCACTCGCCCACGGCGACCTCGGCCTTGCCGTCGCGGTGCTCGCGCCGTCCGCGGTCAGCAACGCGCTCGTCCTGTGGGGCGACGCCCAGCAGCAGGCCGACTACCTGCCTGAGTTCGTCGGCGAGAACGTGCCTGCCGCGGCGCTGGCCCTGCTGGAGTCCAAGCCGCTGTTCGACCCGTTCAAGCCCGCCACCAAGGCCCGCCGCACCCCCGGCGGCTACCAGCTGGACGGCGTGAAGTCCCTGGTCCCCCGCGCGGGCCAGGCGGAGTTGTTCGTCGTGTCCGCCGACCTCGAAGGGCGCGGCCCGGCGCTGTTCCTCGTCGAGTCGTCGACCAAGGGCGTGTCGATCGAGGCCGACCCGGCGATGGGCCTGCGGGGCGCGGCGACCGGCAAACTGCACCTGGAGAAGGTGTCGCTGCCCGCGGGCGCGCTGCTCGGCGGCGGTTCGCCGGACGTGTTCACCGAGGCCGTGCGGCTGTCCCGCCTCGGCTGGGCCGCGCTGGCCACCGGCACCGCGAAAGCCGTGCTGGACTACGTGATCCCGTACGTGAACGAGCGCACCGCGTTCGGTGAGCCGATCAGCCACCGTCAGGCGGTCGCGTTCTCGGTGGCGGACATCGCGATCGAGCTGGAGGGCATGCGCCTGGTCATGCTGCGCGCCGCCGCGCGGGCCGAGCAGGGCAAGCCGTTCGCCCGCGAGGTCGCGCTGGCCCGCAAGCTCGCGGCGGACAAGGGCATGCGCATCGGCAGCGCCGGGGTGCAGCTGCTGGGCGGGCACGGGTTCGTGAAGGAGCACCCGGTGGAGCGGTGGTACCGCGACCTGCGTGCGATCGGTGTGCTCGAGGGCGTCGTCCTCCTCTGA
- a CDS encoding acyl-CoA dehydrogenase family protein, whose translation MINLETPKKARALINQAYQAASEVLRPISRKYDRAEHEYPVELDMFAAVLDGLNSSGEGGAGAAGVRRNEKEKATGNRNGGNLATVLGTIEMCWGDVGLLLSMPRQGLGNAAIASVANDEQLKRFAKVWAAMAITEPGTGSDSANITTTATEDGDSYILNGEKIFVTSGDRADAVVVWATLDKSLGRAAIKSFVVEKGTPGFEVVRLEHKLGIRASDTAVLRFDNCRVPKENLLGSPEINTSKGFAGVMQTFDNTRPLVAAMAVGLARAALEETAKILAEAGVVVDYDRPAHHQHAAAATYLELEADYEAAYLLTLESAWMADNRKPNSLQASMAKAKAGRSVVAITLKCVELIGTLGYTEEMLLEKWARDSKILDIFEGTQQIQQLIVARRLLGKTSAELK comes from the coding sequence ATGATCAATCTGGAAACCCCGAAGAAGGCCCGGGCGCTGATCAACCAGGCGTACCAGGCGGCGTCGGAAGTGCTGCGGCCGATCTCGCGCAAGTACGACCGCGCCGAGCACGAATACCCGGTCGAGCTGGACATGTTCGCCGCGGTGCTGGACGGGCTGAACTCCTCCGGCGAGGGCGGCGCGGGCGCGGCCGGCGTGCGGCGCAACGAGAAGGAGAAGGCGACCGGGAACCGCAACGGCGGCAACCTGGCGACGGTGCTCGGCACGATCGAAATGTGCTGGGGCGACGTGGGTCTGCTGCTGTCGATGCCGCGGCAGGGTCTCGGCAACGCCGCGATCGCTTCGGTGGCGAACGACGAGCAGCTGAAGCGGTTCGCGAAGGTGTGGGCCGCGATGGCGATCACGGAGCCGGGCACCGGTTCGGACTCCGCGAACATCACCACGACCGCCACCGAGGACGGCGACAGCTACATCCTCAACGGCGAGAAGATCTTCGTCACCTCCGGTGACCGCGCGGACGCCGTGGTCGTCTGGGCCACTTTGGACAAGTCGCTCGGCCGGGCGGCGATCAAGTCGTTCGTGGTCGAGAAGGGCACGCCGGGCTTCGAAGTCGTGCGGCTGGAGCACAAGCTCGGAATCCGCGCGTCGGACACGGCGGTGCTGCGGTTCGACAACTGCCGCGTGCCGAAGGAAAACCTGCTCGGCTCGCCGGAGATCAACACGTCCAAGGGGTTCGCGGGGGTCATGCAGACCTTCGACAACACGCGCCCCCTGGTCGCGGCGATGGCGGTCGGCCTGGCGCGGGCCGCGCTGGAGGAGACGGCGAAGATCCTGGCCGAGGCAGGTGTCGTGGTTGATTACGACCGCCCGGCGCACCACCAGCACGCCGCGGCGGCCACGTACCTGGAACTTGAAGCCGACTACGAAGCGGCGTACCTGCTGACGCTGGAGTCGGCCTGGATGGCCGACAACCGCAAGCCGAACTCGCTGCAAGCATCCATGGCGAAGGCGAAGGCCGGCCGGTCGGTCGTCGCCATCACGCTGAAGTGCGTCGAGCTGATCGGCACGCTCGGCTACACGGAAGAGATGCTGCTCGAAAAGTGGGCGCGGGACTCGAAGATCCTGGACATCTTCGAAGGCACGCAGCAGATCCAGCAGCTGATCGTGGCGCGGCGGTTGCTGGGGAAGACGAGTGCTGAGCTCAAGTAG
- a CDS encoding FAD-binding oxidoreductase, which produces MTGYLVQPASVERFRDGFDGRIVTPEDGDYETVRGVFNAMITARPQVIAQCGTVRDITAALRFARDNALPVAVRGGGHSVAGACLVEDGLVIDLRRLNAVTVDADAMTATASGGATWGDFDKACQPHGLATTGGRVSTTGVAGLTLGGGSGWIERKFGLACDNLLSVDLVTADGREVTASELENPDLFWALHGGGGNFGVATRLTFRLHDLPEFSMALMLWPGDQGRAVAGVYRDLMRTAPDEIGGGLLYLTGPPEEFVPGHLVGRLCCGVLVTCTGPETRLRDIIGPLLATAPPGQVITDVPYAGLQSMLDDPAGFRNYWSDENLRELPDEALDRFCERALDMVVPSPSQHALLPWGGAVTRGQDWPGFDRDNQWAVHPLGLWADPADDDRAIAWARNLRADMRPWASGDVYLNFIGDEGDDRIVAGYGEENYRRLQRIKADYDPDNVFDRWHDIKPA; this is translated from the coding sequence ATGACTGGTTACCTCGTCCAGCCCGCCTCGGTGGAAAGGTTCCGTGACGGCTTCGACGGCCGGATCGTCACGCCGGAGGACGGCGACTACGAGACCGTCCGCGGCGTCTTCAACGCAATGATCACCGCCCGCCCACAGGTCATCGCCCAGTGCGGGACCGTCCGGGACATCACGGCGGCGCTGCGGTTCGCCCGGGACAACGCCCTTCCGGTCGCCGTGCGGGGTGGGGGTCACAGCGTCGCCGGGGCGTGTCTTGTCGAGGACGGTCTCGTCATCGACCTGCGCCGCCTCAACGCCGTCACCGTCGACGCCGACGCGATGACCGCGACGGCGAGCGGTGGCGCCACCTGGGGCGACTTCGACAAAGCCTGCCAGCCGCACGGCCTGGCCACCACCGGCGGCCGCGTGTCGACCACCGGGGTGGCCGGTCTGACGCTCGGCGGCGGCTCCGGCTGGATCGAGCGCAAGTTCGGCCTCGCCTGCGACAACCTGCTCTCCGTCGACCTCGTCACCGCCGACGGCCGCGAGGTCACGGCGAGCGAGCTGGAGAACCCCGACCTCTTCTGGGCCCTGCACGGCGGCGGAGGAAACTTCGGCGTCGCCACCCGGCTCACCTTCCGGCTGCACGACCTGCCGGAGTTCTCGATGGCTCTGATGCTGTGGCCCGGCGACCAGGGGCGCGCCGTCGCCGGTGTCTACCGCGACCTCATGCGCACCGCGCCGGACGAGATCGGCGGCGGCCTGCTCTACCTCACCGGCCCGCCCGAGGAGTTCGTGCCCGGACACCTCGTCGGCCGGCTCTGCTGCGGCGTCCTGGTCACCTGCACCGGCCCGGAAACCCGGCTGCGCGACATCATCGGCCCGCTGCTCGCGACCGCGCCGCCCGGCCAGGTCATCACCGACGTCCCCTACGCCGGCCTGCAGTCCATGCTCGACGACCCAGCGGGCTTCCGGAACTACTGGTCCGACGAGAACCTGCGCGAACTGCCCGACGAAGCCCTCGACCGGTTCTGCGAACGCGCACTGGACATGGTGGTGCCGTCGCCGTCGCAGCACGCGCTGCTGCCGTGGGGCGGCGCTGTCACCCGCGGCCAGGACTGGCCGGGATTCGACCGCGACAACCAGTGGGCCGTGCACCCGCTGGGCCTGTGGGCCGACCCGGCCGACGACGACCGCGCCATCGCGTGGGCCCGCAACCTGCGCGCCGACATGCGGCCGTGGGCGTCCGGCGACGTCTACCTCAACTTCATCGGCGACGAGGGCGACGACCGCATCGTGGCCGGTTACGGCGAGGAGAACTACCGGCGCCTGCAACGCATCAAGGCCGACTACGACCCGGACAACGTGTTCGACCGCTGGCACGACATCAAGCCGGCCTGA
- a CDS encoding alpha/beta fold hydrolase gives MRLTLDGTPIDYQERGDGPPLLLLPGGAGHADIFDGLAAHLADHYRVAAMSSRLVSARQNGDQHPRVYAEDALGLIDALFDEPPAVFGFSAGAITTLDLLARHPERVRLAVVHEPPVAWTKRRG, from the coding sequence ATGCGCCTCACGCTCGACGGCACGCCCATCGACTACCAGGAGCGCGGTGACGGACCGCCGCTGCTGCTCCTGCCCGGCGGCGCCGGTCACGCCGACATCTTCGACGGGCTCGCCGCGCACCTGGCCGATCACTACCGCGTCGCCGCCATGTCCAGCCGCCTGGTGTCGGCGCGGCAGAACGGCGACCAGCACCCGAGGGTCTACGCCGAGGACGCGCTCGGTTTGATCGACGCGCTCTTCGACGAGCCGCCCGCGGTGTTCGGGTTCAGCGCCGGCGCCATCACCACGCTCGACCTGCTCGCCCGCCACCCGGAGCGCGTGCGCCTCGCGGTGGTCCACGAGCCGCCGGTGGCCTGGACGAAGCGGCGCGGCTGA
- a CDS encoding TetR/AcrR family transcriptional regulator: MPRGRITPDALVSAAADLADKIGFENVTLAALAKRFGVRDASLYTHIRSLADLQERVGLRALSEWAEALSAAVAGRAGRDALTAFADTYRTLATEHPGRYAATRHPVPPERAAETPGVMRIIEVCYALLRGYDLSEPDATDAVRFLRSTLHGFSDLEATGAFTADHSIDVSWRRAVDALHHTLTNWTKIH; encoded by the coding sequence GTGCCGCGTGGGAGGATCACGCCGGACGCGCTGGTGTCGGCCGCCGCCGACCTGGCCGACAAGATCGGCTTCGAGAACGTGACGCTGGCGGCGCTCGCGAAGCGGTTCGGCGTCCGCGACGCCAGCCTCTACACCCACATCCGCAGCCTCGCCGACCTGCAGGAACGCGTGGGGTTGCGGGCGCTTTCCGAATGGGCCGAAGCGTTGAGCGCGGCGGTGGCCGGACGCGCCGGCCGCGACGCGCTCACCGCCTTCGCCGACACCTACCGCACCCTGGCGACCGAGCACCCTGGCCGCTACGCCGCCACCCGGCACCCGGTGCCGCCGGAGCGGGCCGCCGAGACGCCGGGCGTCATGCGCATCATCGAGGTCTGCTACGCGCTGCTCCGCGGGTACGACCTGTCCGAACCGGACGCCACCGACGCGGTCCGGTTCCTGCGCAGCACCCTGCACGGCTTCAGCGACCTGGAAGCCACCGGGGCCTTCACCGCCGACCACAGCATCGACGTTTCGTGGCGTCGCGCGGTCGACGCGCTCCACCACACGCTGACCAACTGGACGAAGATCCACTGA
- a CDS encoding ArsR/SmtB family transcription factor has product MGDVFKALADPTRRTILDELTGRDGQTLFELCARLVSIHGLSSSRQAVSQHLDVLESAGLVESRREGRYKFHYINTEPLEPIVERWLRKRGRT; this is encoded by the coding sequence GTGGGTGACGTCTTCAAAGCCCTGGCCGACCCCACGCGCCGCACGATCCTCGACGAACTGACCGGCCGGGACGGGCAAACGCTCTTCGAACTCTGCGCCCGGCTGGTGTCCATCCACGGGCTCAGTTCGTCTCGGCAGGCGGTTTCGCAGCACCTCGACGTGCTCGAATCCGCCGGTCTGGTCGAGTCGAGGCGTGAAGGCCGGTACAAGTTCCACTACATCAACACGGAACCGCTCGAACCGATAGTCGAGCGGTGGCTCAGGAAGCGGGGACGGACATGA
- a CDS encoding VOC family protein — MRINLASVLVDDQEKALRFYTDVLGFVKKHDIPMGADRWLTVVSPEDPEGTELLLEPSGHPAAKPFKDALVADGIPWTMFAVSDVQAEYERMRGLGVRFTQEPTDMGTVITAVFDDTCGNLIQIGQMKS; from the coding sequence ATGAGGATCAACCTGGCGAGCGTGCTCGTCGACGACCAGGAGAAGGCGCTGCGGTTCTACACCGACGTGCTGGGTTTCGTGAAGAAGCACGACATCCCGATGGGCGCGGACCGGTGGCTGACCGTGGTGTCGCCGGAGGACCCGGAGGGCACCGAACTGCTGCTGGAGCCGAGCGGACACCCGGCGGCGAAGCCGTTCAAGGACGCGCTCGTCGCCGACGGCATCCCGTGGACCATGTTCGCCGTGTCCGACGTGCAGGCGGAGTACGAGCGGATGCGTGGCCTCGGCGTGCGTTTCACGCAGGAACCGACGGACATGGGCACCGTGATCACCGCGGTGTTCGACGACACCTGCGGCAACCTCATCCAGATCGGCCAGATGAAGTCCTAA
- a CDS encoding alpha/beta fold hydrolase gives MVVPAVTAMAANALGVLRGGLADLRPVPRVLVDQGPNRSLYRMTPSPDGDPVLLVPPLAAPALCFDLRRGCSLAEHLVDRGRRTYLVDYGTVAFSDRRLGIEHWIDEVLPRAIRKVSEDSGGRGVHLVAWCLGGLFSLLTTADRPDLPVQSITTVASPVDFTAIPLVAPFRPLVDITGGYLLTPLYRMLGGAPSYVVERVFWATGINKQLTKPLAILQNLGDRDYLAQIEAVDHFMDNMIAYPGRTFGQMYHRFFRANDLVEGGLDLNSRIISLSGVKVPTLVIAGRNDTIAPRRAVERLVPLLENAPDVRFETAPGGHLGVLTGRRARDTTWRHIDTFLGDQVSD, from the coding sequence ATGGTGGTACCAGCAGTGACCGCGATGGCGGCCAACGCGCTCGGCGTCCTGCGCGGCGGTCTCGCCGACCTGCGTCCGGTTCCGCGCGTGCTGGTCGACCAGGGCCCGAACCGGTCGCTGTACCGGATGACCCCGTCGCCGGACGGTGATCCGGTGCTGCTCGTGCCGCCGCTGGCCGCGCCCGCGCTGTGCTTCGACCTGCGGCGCGGCTGCAGCCTCGCCGAGCATCTGGTCGACCGGGGCCGCCGCACCTACCTCGTGGACTACGGCACCGTCGCGTTCTCCGACCGGCGGCTGGGCATCGAGCACTGGATCGACGAGGTGCTGCCGCGGGCCATCCGCAAGGTCAGCGAGGACTCCGGCGGGCGCGGCGTGCACCTGGTGGCGTGGTGTCTCGGCGGGTTGTTCTCCCTGCTGACCACGGCCGACCGCCCCGACCTGCCGGTGCAGTCGATCACCACGGTCGCCTCGCCGGTCGACTTCACCGCCATCCCGCTGGTCGCGCCGTTCCGGCCGCTGGTGGACATCACCGGCGGCTACCTGCTCACGCCGCTGTACCGGATGCTCGGCGGCGCACCGTCCTATGTGGTCGAACGCGTGTTCTGGGCGACGGGCATCAACAAGCAGCTGACGAAGCCGCTGGCGATCCTGCAGAACCTCGGCGACCGGGACTACCTCGCCCAGATCGAGGCGGTCGACCACTTCATGGACAACATGATCGCCTATCCCGGCCGCACGTTCGGGCAGATGTACCACCGGTTCTTCCGCGCCAACGACCTCGTCGAGGGCGGCCTCGACCTGAACAGCCGGATCATCTCGCTGTCCGGCGTGAAGGTGCCGACGCTGGTGATCGCCGGGCGCAACGACACCATCGCCCCGCGGCGCGCCGTCGAGCGGCTGGTGCCGTTGCTGGAGAACGCGCCGGACGTGCGGTTCGAGACCGCCCCTGGCGGGCACCTCGGCGTGCTGACCGGCCGCCGCGCCAGGGACACCACCTGGCGGCACATCGACACGTTCCTCGGCGACCAGGTGTCCGATTAG